A genomic segment from bacterium encodes:
- a CDS encoding class I SAM-dependent methyltransferase, giving the protein MKYFNPSEIKNDKETIQKRFEIHPDRRLLALKGRNIGIFERTVLNKEAKVLDIGTGSGAFLKAVHDRGYKNIYACDIDNYIATDFKPLIKEFNDLDISLENLKWDNCFFDVVSAWEVFEHLENPHHAIREIHRILKPEGLFIFSVPNIFHIVSRLIFLKKGLFPRWNETNNHISVFPHGIFEKTFLKYFELIEEGYIHSKISLPVLKRLKFLPENKWFGNWVYYILRKK; this is encoded by the coding sequence ATGAAATATTTTAATCCCAGTGAAATAAAAAATGACAAAGAAACGATCCAAAAAAGATTTGAAATTCATCCCGACAGAAGGTTGTTAGCTCTGAAAGGCAGAAATATCGGTATTTTTGAAAGAACTGTTTTGAACAAAGAGGCTAAAGTGTTGGATATAGGAACAGGTTCCGGAGCTTTTCTCAAGGCAGTGCATGACCGTGGCTATAAAAATATTTATGCCTGTGATATCGATAATTATATAGCCACGGATTTTAAACCATTAATAAAGGAGTTTAATGACTTGGATATAAGTCTTGAGAATCTTAAGTGGGATAATTGTTTTTTTGATGTTGTAAGTGCTTGGGAAGTTTTTGAGCATTTAGAAAATCCGCATCATGCCATTAGAGAAATCCACAGGATTTTAAAGCCAGAAGGTTTGTTTATTTTTTCTGTGCCAAATATATTTCACATTGTATCCCGTCTTATTTTTTTAAAAAAGGGTTTGTTTCCTAGATGGAATGAAACAAACAATCATATAAGTGTTTTTCCGCACGGCATATTCGAAAAAACTTTTCTAAAATATTTTGAGTTGATTGAAGAAGGTTATATCCATTCCAAAATTAGTTTGCCGGTGCTGAAAAGATTGAAGTTTCTACCAGAGAATAAATGGTTTGGCAATTGGGTTTATTACATCTTAAGGAAAAAATGA